DNA sequence from the Glycine soja cultivar W05 chromosome 18, ASM419377v2, whole genome shotgun sequence genome:
CCAGGAACTTTCGCCCCGACAGCCTTCTTGGTGAAGGAGGATTTGGTTTTGTTTACAAGGGGTGGATTGATGAACACACACTTACAGCTTCAAAACCTGGATCAGGAATGGTTGTTGCTGTTAAGAAACTCAAGCCTGAAGGGTTACAGGGTCATAAGGAGTGGCTGGTAAGTATTTTGTTTCCATTTCGAAGCCTAAGGTGGCTTAAGCATACTTTACATTACACCCCTTCCCCTGCCCCTAAGAAATGTATATACTTTTTTGGATTTTACTGATGGTCTAATTAGTGAAGCTTTAATCATTTTCTAGACTGAAGTGGACTACCTTGGACAACTTCACCATCAGAATCTGGTAAAATTGATTGGATATTGCGTGGAGGGAGAGAATCGGCTGTTGGTATATGAGTTTATGTCCAAAGGGAGCTTAGAGAATCATCTGTTTAGAAGTATGTTACTATAACCATTACACTGTTGTCTTGTAATATTAGTTTACTAAGCTATTACCTGTCATCAAAGAAACTCACAGAATAATAGAGATATCAACAAAGATAGCTGGTTCCTTAAGAGTGATCTTCTTTGTTGTTAACATATTTGAGTATGATTTGATAATTAATGCACTTTGGAAAATGACATTATTCCATTACAGTAGTTTGCATTGTGATTGATGGGTTCGTTATATGTGACAGGAGGACCACAACCTCTTTCTTGGTCAGTGAGGATGAAAGTAGCCATTGGTGCTGCCAGAGGACTTTCTTTTCTTCATAATGCCAAATCACAAGTTATATACCGTGATTTTAAAGCATCCAATATCCTACTAGACGCAGTAAGATCAACgaggataaaaataatgtattaatttcttcattattgttgtatcatgaaaaataatttcttatcatGCATTTGATTACAGGAGTTCAATGCTAAACTCTCTGATTTTGGCTTAGCAAAGGCTGGCCCTACGGGTGATAGAACTCATGTCTCTACTCAAGTCATGGGAACTCAAGGATACGCAGCACCTGAATATGTTGCAACAGGTATACCTTAGCTTTGTGTAAACTCTTGTTACCTTGCATTGTCTCTAGTAAATGGTTAATGGCCTGTAATCATTTATGTTTATTTGAACATGCTATAGTTCTAGTCAATTGTATGAGAGCCTACACATTGAATTGAACCACACTTCAGTTTCTTCTGCATATGTAAACCATAAATGTCTGATATGGCCTGTCACACATATACTAATCATGTGTTTTTGTTGAAACAAGCGAATATGTGTCACAATTTTTAGATTCAATATGTTTGCTCCAAGCACTGCTCCTTAAGATAGAATTCATAAGCTAACTACTTTCACTTGTCTCATTTTAAGCAAACCACCATACTAAAGCTCCAATTCATTAACAGGTCGGCTGACAGCTAAAAGTGATGTATACAGCTTTGGGGTTGTGTTGCTTGAACTATTGTCCGGTAGACGTGCCGTTGACAGATCAAAAGCCGGTGAAGAGCAGAATCTAGTAGAATGGGCAAAACCATATTTGGGTGACAAAAGAAGACTATTTCGGATTATGGACACCAAGTTGGGTGGCCAATACCCACAAAAAGGAGCCTACATGGCTGCCACTCTTGCTCTAAAATGCCTTAATCGCGAAGCTAAGGCAAGGCCTCCAATGACAGAGGTTTTAGAAACCCTTAAACAGATTGCAACCTCAAAACCTGCAGGAAGAAACTGCCAATTAGAACAAAAGAGAGTCCATGCTCCTGACAGAAAGTCTAGTGTGCAAAAAGGGTCCCATTTGAATCATACTCCTACTGCATTCCCATAATCTGCTTGCGTACTCTAAATTTTGAACATCTGTATATACATTCCTTATTTTTATAAGGTTGGTTTTTACAAGGAGAAATGCTAGGAACACACTATTTTGAACACTTCCTCTcttgtttgttgaaatttattgaagatGACAAAATTTTGTTGGTCCTACATGATGTTTAATGATCTTTTCTcttgattttgttgtttttaatcaattttaaccaaTTAGAGATAATGCATTTGAAGGAGTGTGGTAGAAAGTGTGTTCCTAGCACTCCTCTTTGACAAGATATAATGTGGCATGTACATGTACTTAGATGAAATTTCAACTGAATATTAGCACATTATTTCCCCAAACTATAGAAGTTCCGCAAAGCAGTATTCTGCATGTTCATTTTTTGGTTGATTATGGCTATTGAGATATTTGTACAACTGTTATGTACACATTGTTAGCCAAGAGTTGCATTAAAACTGTTCACATCATTTGTTTTTGCATGGACTGAAGTTCATAAGAAATCAATCATTAGTAATATAGTATGTGAAGACCAAGAGGGACACTGTGAACGAGCCATGTTAAAATCAGTCAGATGCTCCCATGTAATATATGATTATGCAGTCCAAAATGATCTGTTAGtgtatcattattaatttattatagaactataatatttatataaatattttaattttcgtt
Encoded proteins:
- the LOC114396363 gene encoding probable serine/threonine-protein kinase PBL3 isoform X2 encodes the protein MGNCLDSSAKVEAAHSSRTPSGISKTSPSSVPSNLSILSYSEASDFSNLPTPRSEGEILSSPNLKAFTFNELKNATRNFRPDSLLGEGGFGFVYKGWIDEHTLTASKPGSGMVVAVKKLKPEGLQGHKEWLTEVDYLGQLHHQNLVKLIGYCVEGENRLLVYEFMSKGSLENHLFRRGPQPLSWSVRMKVAIGAARGLSFLHNAKSQVIYRDFKASNILLDAEFNAKLSDFGLAKAGPTGDRTHVSTQVMGTQGYAAPEYVATGRLTAKSDVYSFGVVLLELLSGRRAVDRSKAGEEQNLVEWAKPYLGDKRRLFRIMDTKLGGQYPQKGAYMAATLALKCLNREAKARPPMTEVLETLKQIAVCKKGPI
- the LOC114396363 gene encoding probable serine/threonine-protein kinase PBL3 isoform X1; the encoded protein is MGNCLDSSAKVEAAHSSRTPSGISKTSPSSVPSNLSILSYSEASDFSNLPTPRSEGEILSSPNLKAFTFNELKNATRNFRPDSLLGEGGFGFVYKGWIDEHTLTASKPGSGMVVAVKKLKPEGLQGHKEWLTEVDYLGQLHHQNLVKLIGYCVEGENRLLVYEFMSKGSLENHLFRRGPQPLSWSVRMKVAIGAARGLSFLHNAKSQVIYRDFKASNILLDAEFNAKLSDFGLAKAGPTGDRTHVSTQVMGTQGYAAPEYVATGRLTAKSDVYSFGVVLLELLSGRRAVDRSKAGEEQNLVEWAKPYLGDKRRLFRIMDTKLGGQYPQKGAYMAATLALKCLNREAKARPPMTEVLETLKQIATSKPAGRNCQLEQKRVHAPDRKSSVQKGSHLNHTPTAFP